Proteins encoded together in one Triticum dicoccoides isolate Atlit2015 ecotype Zavitan chromosome 7B, WEW_v2.0, whole genome shotgun sequence window:
- the LOC119339312 gene encoding BTB/POZ and MATH domain-containing protein 1-like — translation MAEPCDLPAAIVESSGESSYVIKIDGYSRIKEQIRHAKYVKSVPFSVGGHDWVVRYYPNGCPNVKTESGYISVFLVLDSFAKDVRAKVGFCLLDKDGEPVESRSKTSEHIFPKKGSDWGFSSFITKADLEKSQLRDDCFSMRCDVTVFKYIHKGSRFVTVPPTNLHQHLGELLRSKDGADVTFQVKGESFFAHRSLLAARSSVFRAELFGTMKEKVGGPIEISDMESEVFKLLLHFIYMDSLPETSNGGEAGRDGVMAGHLLVAADRYNIERLKLICKEKLCNLMDSNIVATSLALAEQHSFNTVKEACFEFLSCPSNLEAMMASDGYEHLKNCCPSVLRELAASFLPAELKAVKDIIMTT, via the coding sequence ATGGCAGAGCCTTGCGATCTTCCAGCTGCCATTGTAGAGTCATCTGGGGAAAGTTCATATGTGATCAAGATAGACGGATACTCAAGAATCAAAGAGCAAATCAGGCATGCCAAGTACGTGAAATCTGTCCCTTTCAGTGTTGGAGGTCACGACTGGGTTGTGAGGTATTACCCAAATGGCTGTCCCAACGTAAAAACTGAATCAGGTTACATATCTGTTTTTCTCgttcttgattcttttgccaaagaTGTGAGGGCGAAAGTTGGATTTTGTCTGCTTGACAAGGATGGGGAACCAGTGGAGTCACGAAGCAAGACTTCTGAACATATCTTCCCAAAGAAAGGTTCAGATTGGGGTTTCTCTAGTTTTATCACGAAGGCTGATCTTGAGAAATCGCAACTACGAGACGACTGTTTCAGCATGAGGTGTGATGTCACTGTCTTCAAGTATATCCATAAAGGTAGTCGGTTTGTCACAGTTcctccaaccaacttgcatcagcaTCTCGGTGAACTTCTGAGGAGCAAGGATGGAGCGGACGTGACCTTTCAGGTAAAGGGGGAGAGTTTCTTCGCTCATAGGTCTCTGCTAGCTGCTCGGTCATCTGTATTCAGAGCAGAGCTCTTTGGCACCATGAAGGAGAAAGTCGGTGGCCCAATTGAAATTAGTGATATGGAAAGTGAGGTGTTCAAGTTATTGCTCCACTTCATATACATGGACTCGCTCCCTGAGACGAGTAATGGAGGTGAAGCAGGAAGAGACGGGGTCATGGCTGGCCATCTACTTGTTGCAGCCGACAGGTACAACATTGAGAGGCTCAAGCTGATATGCAAAGAGAAGTTGTGCAACCTCATGGACTCTAACATTGTGGCAACTAGTTTGGCTCTAGCTGAACAGCATAGCTTCAATACGGTCAAGGAGGCTTGCTTTGAGTTCCTCTCTTGTCCTTCCAATTTGGAGGCAATGATGGCAAGTGATGGTTATGAGCATCTGAAGAATTGCTGCCCATCTGTTCTCAGGGAGCTAGCTGCTAGCTTCCTGCCCGCAGAGCTGAAAGCAGTCAAAGATATTATCATGACAACTTAG